The DNA window GACCAGCGCCAGTCGAGAAAGCTGCTTTCAATGTCGTCTGAACCGAGAGTGCGCAGATCAACGAAGTTTTGCGGTTGAGCCTTGAACTGCGACATGTAGCCGACTTCGATTGCCGCTACGTCGGGCCCCTTGCCGCCAGCGAGGGCGGTGGTCAGTGCCTGAGCTTGTTCATCGGATCCGCCGGCGTTGGTGACCTTGAGGATGATGTTGGGGTTTTC is part of the Lujinxingia vulgaris genome and encodes:
- a CDS encoding extracellular solute-binding protein; protein product: MSAKRIARTVIAGGAALALLAGCSGGGDTDGKITLDVWTFGGMGLDEAFATYQEENPNIILKVTNAGGSDEQAQALTTALAGGKGPDVAAIEVGYMSQFKAQPQNFVDLRTLGSDDIESSFLDWRWS